TTTTGATATTCTATAATGTGAGAGGCTCCACTTCTAAGCTTAACTTTATTTTTATATTCACCTTCTCTAGTATAATGAAATAAATTTCCTGTGATATTATCATAGATGTAGATGCCCTTATTATTTATAAGAAAATCAGTTATTTCCAAGTATTCATTAGCGCCTTTGCCATATTTATTTAATATGGATTTTATTTTTCCTTTCATATCAAAGGAATATAAACGCTTTAATCCTTTGCTTAAAATATAAATTGTAGAATCATGACAAATTATAGAAGGTTTCTGTTTTATTAATACTTCGTTACTAGTTTCTAGAGGTATAAAAAAAGCGGTATCAATTATAGACGTAAAACCATTTTTTTCATTTAAACTAAATGTGAAGTGTTCATCTCCCTTTTTTATTGTGTTTGAAGTACACGAAAAAAATGCAATTGTAATTATATTTATCCAAATGTATTTCATAACTATTGTTTTATAAAGGATACCTCAAAAAATAATGTTATAACAATTTATTAACGTAGTAAAAGGAAATATATTGTTGTATATAAATTTTTTGAGGTTTCCTATTTTGTTTATAAATAAATTATTACTGTTGCTTCCAGTCTCCACAACTAGAAACCATTTTGTTTAAACTTTCGTGACACGTAGATTCTTTTTTTTCTTGGCAATATGTATTCCATACTCTACATTCTCTTTTGTATTCAATTTTTACATTGTTTTTTCCAAATTCAGTTTTTACTTCAAGGGAAGTAAACTTATCAGTTTGATTATAGTAATCTTCGTAACTACCAGTTCCTCCGCCTCCACCAGACGTCTTTCCCCCTGGAGTGGTAGTGTTTCCACCGCCCTCTCCAGATCCATTTCCACCATTGGAGCCACTCCCGTCTCCTCCAGAGTTATTAGTTTGTGCTAATACTTCTACATGCAGTGAATTTTTAGTAATACCATAATTGTTCAGTGCATACTGAATGTTTAAGCCACTTCCTAATAATAAGAATAAGGCTCCAGCTCCCATTAAAAAATACTTTTTGTTCATAATAATTAATTTTTTAATTAAACATAGATTTATAATCACTCTCTTTAGAGATTTTTTTATATAAATAATAGTCTTCCCGGTGCTTGAGCAATTCGCGCATTTCTTTTTTCAAAGAGGTGGTACTTTTCCATTGGCGACTATAATAGTTTGTATAGGTAGCTAGATATAAGAAATATATTGCGCATATTATTAGGTATAATGTTCGAAATTTTGTTTTATTCCATATTTTTATTCCATAAAATGCAAAGAGAAATGTAATGCTTAAGCATGACAAATATACATAACGATCTGCAACAATAGCAAAGCGTGAAATGGGAATTATATGTAAAGCAACAACTATATGTATTAGGAAGAAAAGAAAGCTAAATATCAATATTTTTCTTTTTCCTAAAATGAAGATACAATATCCTAGTATTAATAAGATAACTGGATAAAGATAAAAGCGTAATGGTAAAATTTCTCCTACTTGGATAGGAAAAGGATAAATATATAATAACTTAATTGGTATGATACATTTTATAATGTATTCAAAAAGTGTATAGCAACCTAACACTAAACGTTGGCCTATAGGATAGATAGGAGCATTTCCTCCATTGCCTTGAGAAAGAATTGTGATTAATCCAAAAAATAAAGCACAGATAAAAAAGGGCGTTTTTTCTAACCAAATCTCTTTTGTCTTAAGATTGCGATTATTAATCCAGTCTAACAAAAGTAAGAATAAAGGAAAAACGACAGCCTGTTCTTTTCCTAAAAATGAGAAAGAAAAGAAGATAAAAGATAATAAGTAATATATAATTTTTTTCTTCTCAAGATATTCTAAGTAGATTAAAGATGCTATTAAATAAAAACATGTATAAATTAAAACTTTAGAGGCACTAATCCATGCAACTGATTCTACTGTGAGAGGGTGTATTCCCCAAAGCAAAACAGTAAAAAAAGCAATTAGAAAATAATTGTTAGAGGGAAGAAGTTTTTTTAAAAGCTTATAAAAGAAGAGAAAACTTAAAAGTATATTTATAGAATGCCATATTATATTGGCTATGTGAAAAGGTAATGGGTTATATCCCCAGCACGAATATATTATTATATAATTAAGCTCATTAAGAGGAGCATATTGCCCATGATAAAAATCAGTAAAGGTATGAATGAGATTATGCAATGTTAATCCTTCTGTAGTATATGTGTTCATTACCACCCATTGATCATCCCAATAGTATAAAAAGTCACTATTTACAATAGGATAGTAACATATATTGGTTATTACTATGAGAGTTACACAATATAATAGTTTATGTTTTTTATTTGTTTTCATCAGGTTAATTTTAAAAGTTTCTTATAAGAAGAACAGAATTTTCTCCTTTTACCCTAAAGAAAAAATGTTAAATATTGCAAATGATTTTATCTAAGTTTATGCGTTGAAGAAATAAATAGGATAAATTTTTAGGATACTTTTGGGGATAAGCTTATAAGGTTAGGTATTCACATTATAGTGAGATCTTTTTAAAGCCAAGTTTAGAGAGTTTAATTTTTATACATGGTAAACTATATCTTTTGAATAGCTGAAAGAATTCATCTACATCATTATTAAGTTGTTTGTATATAATAAGAACGTGTTGCTAAAAGTTAATAAATAAAAAGATCAGATTTTTTATTAGGGTAAAATCAAAAAAATCTGTTCTTCTATAAAACGATATGATTTAAATTTAATATCATGGAGAAAAGGATGTAAGAAAGTGTCATAATTAATAAAGAGTGAAATAAGAATATGAAGTATATTATAAAGACACTTGTATGGTTGAATAACAGGTTAATTATAAGGGTTTTGTTAGGACTTTTATTAGTTTCGTGTCAACATAAAACGGTGCATGAGGAGGCGGTCCGTGACCAATATATTTATAAAAATGCAGAAAGTCTTATAGAGGTTAGTGATACTGCTGAAGTTATTGATGTTACAAAGGCGATTCCATTATCTATCAGGGAATTTATTGAAAACTTGGTAGATAGTGTTTATTTTTTACAGCTTTCTTCAAAAGAACTTATAGGTGAAGTATGGAAACTTCATTTTTTTGAAGACAAAATATATATATTAGATCGATTTGTAGCTAAGAAGGTGTTTATTTTTAATTTTAAAGGAGAGTTACTTCGTGTTATTGATTCGCAAGGTGGAGGACCGGAAGAGTATTTATTATTAGGTGAAATAGCGATAGAGGAATCGAAAAAAGAATTATTAGTTTCTGACGGTGGAAGTACTAAATATCTCCATTATTCTTTAGACGGGGAATTTTTATATGTCACAAAAGGTATTACTAAATCCTATTATTATCCGGGAAGTGATGGCATCTATTATAATAGCTTGGGGTATGGACAGATGAGAAGTGAGTCTAATGATTGTCATGAACTTCTAGTTTCTAAAGATACATCCATTATTCGTATAGGTTTTCCTTTCTTTCCTCTCCAACAGAATGCAGCGATAGGAAATCCTTTTTATAAAAATACATTAGGAGAATTACTATATACTTCATGTTTATGTGATACCGTATATCAGTTGTTGTCAGATTCTTCGTATAGAGCGAAATACGTGGTAGAACAAGCAAAAAGTTTATGGAAGCATAAAGATGAATATTTAACGAATTCTCAACAGACTGATTTGGTATTCAATCAAGCATATACTTCTTTTGATCATTCCTTCCTTGAAAATGAAGATTTTTGTGTGGTGCCAATCTGTAAAAAATATAAGCGTGGTGTTTTAATAAGTCCTTATTATTATAATAAAGAGAATAGATCGGTGCATTATCTGGATTTAGAGAAAGGCTTTGATTCTTCAACACCTTTTAAGAAGGGTTTCTTTAATATAGTGAATCCTAAATGCACTTATAAGGGGTATTTTGTAGGAGCTTTTAATCCTGCCCCCGTAAAGGAGGGAAAGGAGTTATTAAATCCTTCCTATCGGGAAATCCTGGAAAAAGCTGATGAAAATACAAATCCGGTACTTATTTTTTATAAATTGAATCCAAAGTATAAATGAGTTTTTTATTCGCATGCTGATTCATTTGAATATGGAAAGAAGTGAGTAATTTTATAAGGGTATTTTATGAAATTAGGAAAAGAAATTTATTGGCTAGGAAGTTGCATATTAGTAATATATTTTCTTATCGCTATTCATAGTTCCGGATATTATCATCCGGACGAGCATTTTCAAATTATAGAATTTGCAGGATTGAAGGCCGGTTGGAATCAAGCTGCTGATTTGCCTTGGGAAAATGAGAAATTTATAGCATGTAGAATAGAATTAAGTGGTTGAATTTTTATGTATCAGATAATTTTATAAATGTTGGAGTGCGTTTAAAAATTGTCTACTCTGTTATTTTGAAAGATAAAGAATCTCTGTTGGTGTGGGTTAACTTTTGGTAATGGGAAATCTTTCTATCTATAGGGATCAGATGACAAGATTAAACTAATCAATATTATAGATGAAAAATAATACTTTTAGGATACTCTCTTATTAGAGATAGAATTAATTTGTCTAACTATTAAATATTTGATTTTATGAAATACATATGTACGTTAGTTTTATTACTAGTTTTTGCCAATTGTAATGTTTCGACTGAAAAATTAAAGGAAGGAAAAGGGCTTTTAAAACTCAATGATAATCTAAAGAAAGAATCCATTTATGCTCTTAACTTGGAGTCGTTTTTGTTAGATTCCATTGAGTCTTCTTATATAGGGAATATATGTATAGTGTCCGACACACTATATTTTATAGATGAACGATTTGCTTGGGTCTTTCGCTTTAGTAAGGATGGAAAATTTATAGATCGTAATTTGGGGCTAGGAGGTGGTCCTAAAGAAATAGAAACCGGATTAATTACAGGATATTGTATATTGCCTGATGGATGGATGTTTGTAGGACCAGCAGATGATTGCCATATTTTTGATAAAGCATTCTTTCGAGGAAACAGATTTGTAATTAACAGGGGTGGGTCAGGAGAAATGTCTTATAAAAATGCTCAAAATTATACGAAATGGTATGGGAATATTATAATGAAATATCATAATGATAATATTTATTATAACGTATATATAGAACGTCCCGGTATGAGTTCTTTCGATGATAAAGAAGAATATTATGAGAAAGTAGGAATCTTATTGAAAATGGATATAAATACCGGCAAAGTAACAGATATATTGGGTAGTTATCCACCCAAATATAGTGAGAATAAAGGAGCCATATTGTTTGATGGATTTTATTACGATATGGATAAGATGGGAAACTTTTATGTAAATTATGAAGCTGATTCTTTGATATATTGTTATGATGCTAACTTTGTTCCTACTCAAGTGTTTGGATTTAATGGGAAAAAGATGAATAGGGATTATCCGTTTGTTTCTAATGAGGACTATCTTAAAAGGAGGAATATTATAAAAGAAAAGTATGCCTATTTTACTCATATCAAATATATTGAAGAAATTAATACTTTGTTTAGATCGTATAGACGAAGTATAGATGAAGAGTTTGACGGATTACAAATCTATAAAGAGGAAACGTTAATTGGTGATGTAGATGTACCTAAGGGATTCAAAGTGTTAGGTTATATTTCTCCCTATGTATATGCAAGTACAGGCATAGATGAAGAAAATGAAACAATAGAACTATATAAATTTAAATTGTAAAGCAAGAGATATATTTTCGACATAGTTCTAAAAGTACTCCGTATAATTATTATATGTATACATGTAAGATAACCCATAGATACTCATTTACTTATTAAATAATATATCTTTAAAATATATATGGTTTGGTAAGATCAAGAAATTTAGGTATCTCAAACTTTTTTTGTACAGAAATGAGAATGGAAGAGAATTATTCTTTATATTTGCCGTGGATTATTATACGGAGTACTTTTAGAACTTATTCTTTCTAGAATTGGATGAGTAATAAAAATGTTTTTCTTACTTGTGTATAATTTTCCAATACAGCTAACAAGAAGATGACAATAAGGATAAAAAACAAATATTTGAATGCTAATTGTTGGTGATTATTAACCTTTTGCTTTATCTCTTTTTTCAGTAAAAGAGGAAAGAAAAAAGTTTCTTAAGTTGGTGAAGTTGATGCAATTGTTTGAAACTGGATGTCTAATCTTTCTTGGATAACTATTTATTTATTATTTAATATTATGGTAATATATGAATTAATTATCAGAAAGTGAGGAACATATTTATATGGACATACAGGTAAATTTGCTGAAAAATGGGAACGAAAAAGCCTTTAAGAAAATTGTAGAATCTTATTGGCCCCGTTTGTATAGATTTGCTCTGACTTATGTAATGGATGAGGAAGTAGCCAAAGAAATTGTGCAAGACACTTTTCTAACTTTATGGGAACAAAGGAAATCTCTAGAGGAAGATACTTGTTTGATTACTTACTTGATGGTCATCAATAAAAATAAATGCCTGAACTATCTTAAATTAACCAAGGTAGAGACTATGCCTTTAAGTGAGCTTTCCGAAGTTGCCGTTTATCATAGAAGTAACCTGTATGTATTGGAAGATGAATCGTTGGAAATCCTTATAACAAAAGAACTAAGTGCCGCTATTGATGCTTCATTGGCTAAACTTTCACCAAGAACAAGAGAAATATTTATAATGAGCCGTTATAAGGGGTTAAAAAATAAAGAAATAGCATCTTTGCAAAATATTACAGTTAAAACTGTGGAATTCCATATAAATAAGGCTCTTAGGCAACTTCAATGTGATTTATCCAAAGAATATTTAACCACCTTTCTTATCTGTTTCTATTTTTTTTTCACTCAAAAATAAAAATTCTTGCATTTTTCACTAGGGTAAAATCCAAAAAAGTTGTTCTTCTATGGTACCCTATATAAAAATATAAGATGGACGATTTTTTGATTTTGAAATTTATTGAAAAACAATGCTCTGCAGAAGATGCCCGGAAGGTGCTGCAATGGATTGAAGCCGATGAAGAAAATAAGAAACATTTCACCCGGCTGCAAGCTATTTGGACTGCCATAGAAATGGAACACATGGCACCTTGGGACAAAGTGGATCCTGCAGAAGTACAATATATAATGGAAAAGATTGGAAAGAAACACTATCGACGAATTATTTCCCTTTCTTTGGCTGGATGTGTTGCCGTTGCCGCAGCAATCTTGTTTTGTGTATTTTTTCTTCGGCAACCGAAAAATGTATACGATTATGAAAAGGCATTAGCCGAAGTTTCGAATCAAAAAGAAATTACTCTTTCTATTCATAATGAAAAGAAAATCGAATTGCCCGATTCATCGGTTGTGGTTACTTACAATAAGAAAGGGCAGATTTTAATTAACGATACCATTACTGTCGACGAACCTTCCAAAAAAGAAGAACAAAGTTTAAACGTAATTTATGTACCGTATGGAAAACGTTCTGTCATTATTTTGGAAGATGGAACGAAGGTACATCTGAATTCCGGTTCTTCGCTAGCTTATCCTGCCAATTTTACTTCAGATAAACGGGAGGTATATTTGGAAGGGGAAGCTTATTTTGAAGTAGCTAAAGAAAGTGCACGAAAGTTTATTGTGTTAACTGCTTATAAATCGGTTGAAGTATTAGGAACCCAATTTAATGTATGTATAGATAAATCTTTCGATAAGTTTGAAACTGTTTTGGTTACCGGTAAAATAGGATTGGAAAGTAAAACGGGAAAAATAGAACTTTCGCCGAATCAATATTATGGTCTCTCTTATACGTCAGGAGAAGAAGAACTGAAAACTGTAGATGTAGAAGAATATATCTCCTGGGTAGATGGAAAATTGAAATTTCAAAAAGAACCGTTAGCCAGAGTGTTGAATAAATTGGAAAAGTCTTATAATATCCGGATTCTATTGACACAATCTAAATACCTGGGATATACAATTACAGGAAGCTTAAACCTCAAGGATACTCCTGAGGAAACTTTAAATGTATTGATGAAAATTTTAATTCCAAACTATAAATCTCAAAAACAAACGTTATACCAAATTAAAAGTAAATAATTATGGAGAACATGGATTTTATCAACTTAATGTTTAACAAAATGAATCAATTATTATGAGAAAAAGATCGAATCTAAAGAAAAGATCCCCTCAGAAAAGAGGCGCTTGGAGAAGATTTTTGGCTGTTGGTTTATGTGGATGTGTGTCTATGACCATGTATGCTAATATCTTAAAATCGCAAGTAAGCTTGTCATTTAACAACACTACTTTGAAAAATGCCCTGGAACAATTGCAAGACCAGGCCGGCGTAAGCATTATCTATTCGAATAATGTGTTGAATGATGAAGCTGTAGTGAGTATTAATACTCAAAATATCACTTTGGAAGAAGCCTTGGGTTTGTTGCTGGCTAACCAGGATTGCTCTTATAAGATTGAAAACGGTCAGGTGATGTTGTTTCCTAAAGAAAAAGCTGAAACTACGGTAGCCGTTGCTCAACAAGATGGGGTAAGAATTAAAGGAAATGTCAAAGACCAGAATGGGGAGACTCTTCCGGGTGTGAATGTAATGGTGAAAGGAACCACTACCGGTGCTATAACCGATATAGACGGTAATTTTGAGATTACGGCTCCTTATGATAAGGCAAGCCTTATCTTTTCGTATGTAGGTTTTCAACCGAAAGAAATTAAGCTGGAAGGAAAAAAAGTTTTGAACGTAGTCTTAGTAGAAGATACGAAAGCTTTGGAAGAAGTTGTGGTAGTTGGTTATACCACACAAAAGAAAGCTACCATTACCGGATCTATCTCGACCATTACAACAAAAGATTTAAAACAAAGCCCGACAGCGAACTTGAACAATGCATTGGCTGGACGTATGCCGGGTTTAATGGTAAACCAGTTTAGCGGAGGGGAACCGGGAGTAGACCGTTCGGATATTAGGATACGTGGTGTTTCTACGTATGGAGACCAGTCACCTATTGTTATTGTGGATGGGGTAGAACGGGATATGAGTTACTTGGCTCCTGAAGAAATAGAAACGTTTACTATCTTGAAGGATGCTTCGGCTACGGCTCCTTACGGTGTACGCGGTGCGAATGGTGTCATTATTATTACAACAAAACGTGGTAAAGCATCGGAAAAGCCAAGTATAAATTTCAAGGCATCCGTAGGATCAAACCGTCCGGTGAAATTCCCTACCTATTTGGGTTCTGCTGATTATGCGACTTTGTACAATGAAGCGATGATTAACAGTAATCCGGGAGTAGATCCGTCTAAACTAACTTTATTCAGCCAGGAAGCTATTAATAATTTTAGAATGGCAAAAGGCGATAATTCGGATGGCTTGGGGTATAATTGGGATTATTTCGATTATGCATTTAAAACCGGGATACAACAAGATTATAGCTTGTCTGTACGAGGTGGTTCGGACCGTGCCCGTTATTATGTAATGGCAAATTATTATTCGCAGAACGGAAATTATAAACATACGGATATGACTCAGTATGATACGCAAGCGAATTTTAAACGGTATAATTTCCGTGCCAATGTAGATGTGGATATTACCAAAGATTTTTATATCAAGGTAGATTTGGGTGCTCGTATTACGGATCGCCACGCACCTGGTACTACTGCGAACAAAGTAGTTGCAATTTGTAATACCCAACCTCCTTATTTACCGATTACTTTGCCGGATAACGGAGTGGCTGATAATGAAAATTATCTATTGAATAATCCGTATGGATTGTTGTATGGAGATTACAGGCACCGTTATAATATTTTAGGTGAATTGTCGAGAACCGGTTATTTAATAGAAAAGAATACTTATCTGGATGGCTCGTTTGCTATAGGCCACAAGTTGGACTTTATCACTAAAGGATTGAAAGTGGAAGGTGTATTTTCGTACGATGCAAAGGAAGGGAACTGGATACACCGGACATTGGGCGACCGGAGTGATGGGTATGCAAATTATACTAATTACGCAACTTTTCAACCGGCAGAAGGTAGCTACGGTTCTTTTTATATGAATAATACAAATTATACCGGAAAATACATTCTAGGTAATCCGTGGTATGATAAAGACAATACATTAGGAAATAGTTTTTCCCATAATCCGGCTGAAAGTAAAACTTATTATCAATTGAAAGTGGATTATCTGCGTACTTTCGGCAAACATGATGTATCTGCCATGGTTTTGTTTAATCGCTCTACCCGCAGTTATGATAATCGGGTGGCTTATCGTTATCAAGGTTTGACAGGCCGTGCTACATACGCGTATGCGAATAAATATCTTGCGGAATTTAATATCGGTTATAACGGTTCGGAAAACTTTGCACCGGGTAAACGATACGGAACTTTTCCTGCAGGATCTGTGGGATGGGTTATTTCCCGGGAAAAATTTATGGAAGGAACAACTAATTGGCTGGATAATTTGAAATTGAGAGCTTCTTTCGGTTTGGTAGGTAGCGATAAGATTTCAGATAGTAATGATGACCGTTTTGCTTATTTGCAGTTTTATACGGGCGGTGACGGTTATTCTTTCGGTATAAACGAATTCGGTAATGGATATTCTGGTACTAAAGAAGGTAACTTTGCTAATCCGGATTTGACTTGGGAGAAAGCAAGAAAATTGGATGTCGGTTTAGACTTTTCTCTCTTTGGCGAACGGTTATCGGTTAGTATCGATTATTTTAAAGAACATCGGTATGATATTATTACTAATTTAAGTTCCGGAGATAAATTAGGTTTTCCCAACGTAGTCGGGAAAGCTGCTCCTTTCCTCAATTCCGGAATTGTTGATAATCAGGGTATTGATTTTGAAATAGGCTGGCAGGGACGTATCGGTAAGGAGTTCCGTTATTGGATTAAACCCAACTTTACGTTTGCCCGGAACAAAATCAAGTTTATGAACGAAATTACGTATGAAAACCCATGGCGTAGAAATACAGGGAAACGTATCGATGAATATTTTTTGTATGAAGTAGATCATTTTGTTCATGATCAGGCAGAAGCTGATCGTTTAAATGCTATGAATGATGGGGACGGTTTCCAACCGTGGGGAAAGCTCTATCCCGGAGATGTGGTATATAAAGATTTAAATGATGACGGAAAAATTGATGATGAACACGACCGTAGGGCCATGGGAAATCCGAGAACGCCGGAAATACAATTCGGTATTCCTTTCGGAGTCCAATATAAGGGTTTCGACTTTACTGTATTGTTACAAGGGGCTGCAAACTGTAGCTTATTGTTAACTGGACCTGCTACTTGGGATTTTCCAGCATATTATCAAGATCAGATTGGTAAAGTGAAACCGTTACACATGAATCGTTGGACGGAAGAAACAAAAGAAACGGCGACTTACCCGCGGTTAACGATCGGTGCTTATGAAAATAATAAGAACGGATCTAGTAGTTTATATTTGTATAATTCCTCTTATTTACGGGTGAAAAATCTGGAAATAGGATACTCATTACCTAAGAGCGCGATCCGTTTTGCCGGTCTGCAAAATGTTCGTTTCTATATTCAAGGGATGAACTTGTTAACTTTCGATGGATTGAAAGATGCGGACGTTGACCCGGAAACAGCTAAAGGAGAAGGTGCTTGGTATCCGATTCAACGTATATTCAATTTTGGAATAGATATTACTTACTAATCATTTAAATGGAGAATAATTATATGAACAAAAACATATTTTTTGCCGGACTTATTACGCTTGCGTCTGTTTTCACTTCTTGTGAAGATTATTTAGACCGCGTTCCGGATGATAAGGTAAATGAACAGCAGGTGTTTACCAGCTATGAGAAAGTGGAAGCATTGGTTACCGATTTGTATGCGAATTGTAAGGGGGCTAATAAGCCGATCATATTTTTCGCTAATTTCGGTACTGCCGGTGTTACGGATGAGTGCAGTGCCAGTAGCCATGAGAACGCTACGCCACATCAATTCCATATTGGTAACTACGGACCGTCACAGGGAATGCCGGCATCGAGTAGTTGCGGCCAATATTGGTGGGATTTATATACTAAAGTACGTAAGGCGAATATAATTCTGGAAGGAGTTGCGAAATACAATACTCCGGACAATCCGCAAAGTGGACGCCAAGGTGATATTAAAAGACGTATCGGTGAAGTTTACTTTTTAAGAGGTTATTTGTATTTCTTATTGCTTCGGGCTTATGGAGAAGTTCCTTATGTAGATCACGTGGTTAATCCGGGAGATAATATGGACTTTGCAAAAGTATCTTTCCATGAAGTGGTGGAAAAGATATGTATGGATGCCGATTCTGCGTATGCCCGTGTGGATGCTTGGAATGGAGGTCAATATTTCGGGCGTGTAGACAAAGGCGCTTGCTTAGGATTAAAAGCAATGACTCGTTGGATGGCGGCAACTCCTATGTGGAACGGTGGCAAATTCCCGGAAGATACGCGTGTGTTCAAAGAGGAATATGGATACGATGCTTCACGCTGGGAAGCTGCAAAGAAGGCAGCTAAAGCGGTAATGGATTGCAAGAAAGATGACGGTAGCCTTCGTTACACATTGTATACCAAATATGATAAGAATGATTTTAATGACGTAGACGGAAAGAATACGAGTAACAGCAAAGTATATCAACGGTTATGGCAAATGTTCTACGACATGGAATCGATAGAAAAGGAATGGGTATGGTTTGTTACCAAAGATAAAGATACCGGTTGGTCGGGCGATGTTTTGCCTCCCTCTCAAGGTGGCCATGCTCGTCAACGTCCGTTACAGGAACAAGTGGACGAATATGAATATATTGGCCCGGATGGTTATGGGTATCCGGTATACTCCAAACGTGCCAAGGCGGACGGATATGATGATGAGAATCCGTTTGAAAGCGTAAAACGTGACCCTCGTTTTTACCGGGATATTCGTTATCATGGTTCCATCTATGGAAATAAACAAATGAATACTGCTGAAGGGGATGATGCGGTAAGCGGAAGTTATCTGGATCAAGCTTCGCATACGGGATATTATTTGCGTAAATTTTATAAGGATGCTTGGGATAGAGGTCATGGCGGTCATACCATTAATGGCCCAGCTATCTGGCGTCTTCCGGAAATTATTTATATTTATTGCGAAGCTGTAAATGAAACAAGTGGTCCGAACCAAGAAATTTATGATCTGTTGAACCAGATACGGGAACGTTCTTTTATGGCTCCTATCCCTCCGGAAGCTAAAACTGATAAAAAATTGATGAATGAATATATCCAACGTGAACGTAGAGTGGAATTGTTCTATGAAAATCACCGGATCTGGCATTGCCGTTTGTATCTCGAACCTGATGATGCGGAACAATTAGCATTGGAAAAGGCTTA
This genomic interval from Parabacteroides pacaensis contains the following:
- a CDS encoding RNA polymerase sigma-70 factor, translated to MDIQVNLLKNGNEKAFKKIVESYWPRLYRFALTYVMDEEVAKEIVQDTFLTLWEQRKSLEEDTCLITYLMVINKNKCLNYLKLTKVETMPLSELSEVAVYHRSNLYVLEDESLEILITKELSAAIDASLAKLSPRTREIFIMSRYKGLKNKEIASLQNITVKTVEFHINKALRQLQCDLSKEYLTTFLICFYFFFTQK
- a CDS encoding FecR family protein produces the protein MDDFLILKFIEKQCSAEDARKVLQWIEADEENKKHFTRLQAIWTAIEMEHMAPWDKVDPAEVQYIMEKIGKKHYRRIISLSLAGCVAVAAAILFCVFFLRQPKNVYDYEKALAEVSNQKEITLSIHNEKKIELPDSSVVVTYNKKGQILINDTITVDEPSKKEEQSLNVIYVPYGKRSVIILEDGTKVHLNSGSSLAYPANFTSDKREVYLEGEAYFEVAKESARKFIVLTAYKSVEVLGTQFNVCIDKSFDKFETVLVTGKIGLESKTGKIELSPNQYYGLSYTSGEEELKTVDVEEYISWVDGKLKFQKEPLARVLNKLEKSYNIRILLTQSKYLGYTITGSLNLKDTPEETLNVLMKILIPNYKSQKQTLYQIKSK
- a CDS encoding 6-bladed beta-propeller: MKYIIKTLVWLNNRLIIRVLLGLLLVSCQHKTVHEEAVRDQYIYKNAESLIEVSDTAEVIDVTKAIPLSIREFIENLVDSVYFLQLSSKELIGEVWKLHFFEDKIYILDRFVAKKVFIFNFKGELLRVIDSQGGGPEEYLLLGEIAIEESKKELLVSDGGSTKYLHYSLDGEFLYVTKGITKSYYYPGSDGIYYNSLGYGQMRSESNDCHELLVSKDTSIIRIGFPFFPLQQNAAIGNPFYKNTLGELLYTSCLCDTVYQLLSDSSYRAKYVVEQAKSLWKHKDEYLTNSQQTDLVFNQAYTSFDHSFLENEDFCVVPICKKYKRGVLISPYYYNKENRSVHYLDLEKGFDSSTPFKKGFFNIVNPKCTYKGYFVGAFNPAPVKEGKELLNPSYREILEKADENTNPVLIFYKLNPKYK
- a CDS encoding glycosyltransferase family 39 protein gives rise to the protein MKTNKKHKLLYCVTLIVITNICYYPIVNSDFLYYWDDQWVVMNTYTTEGLTLHNLIHTFTDFYHGQYAPLNELNYIIIYSCWGYNPLPFHIANIIWHSINILLSFLFFYKLLKKLLPSNNYFLIAFFTVLLWGIHPLTVESVAWISASKVLIYTCFYLIASLIYLEYLEKKKIIYYLLSFIFFSFSFLGKEQAVVFPLFLLLLDWINNRNLKTKEIWLEKTPFFICALFFGLITILSQGNGGNAPIYPIGQRLVLGCYTLFEYIIKCIIPIKLLYIYPFPIQVGEILPLRFYLYPVILLILGYCIFILGKRKILIFSFLFFLIHIVVALHIIPISRFAIVADRYVYLSCLSITFLFAFYGIKIWNKTKFRTLYLIICAIYFLYLATYTNYYSRQWKSTTSLKKEMRELLKHREDYYLYKKISKESDYKSMFN